A region of Sugiyamaella lignohabitans strain CBS 10342 chromosome A, complete sequence DNA encodes the following proteins:
- the SNF12 gene encoding Snf12p (73 kDa subunit of the SWI/SNF chromatin remodeling complex; involved in transcriptional regulation; relocates to the cytosol under hypoxic conditions; deletion mutants are temperature-sensitive; SNF12 has a paralog, RSC6, that arose from the whole genome duplication; GO_component: GO:0016514 - SWI/SNF complex [Evidence IDA] [PMID 18644858]; GO_component: GO:0016514 - SWI/SNF complex [Evidence IDA] [PMID 8127913]; GO_component: GO:0005829 - cytosol [Evidence IDA] [PMID 22932476]; GO_component: GO:0005634 - nucleus [Evidence IEA,IEA]; GO_component: GO:0005634 - nucleus [Evidence IDA] [PMID 22932476]; GO_function: GO:0015616 - DNA translocase activity [Evidence IDA] [PMID 17188033]; GO_process: GO:0045944 - positive regulation of transcription from RNA polymerase II promoter [Evidence IGI] [PMID 8804308]; GO_process: GO:0045944 - positive regulation of transcription from RNA polymerase II promoter [Evidence IMP] [PMID 8816487]; GO_process: GO:0061412 - positive regulation of transcription from RNA polymerase II promoter in response to amino acid starvation [Evidence IMP] [PMID 10549298]; GO_process: GO:0006355 - regulation of transcription, DNA-templated [Evidence IEA]; GO_process: GO:0006351 - transcription, DNA-templated [Evidence IEA]) produces MSYRGKQQPGRGGPPPPGMGIPPQQVAVPPPGGFNAGVPVPPGPAVDQHYLRKPTDLNLPDKIENVIPEAKLYTDLQDAERRLDATISRKKMDLQDTIARSIMKTKTLRVFISSSVSDQPWQTVPQLNENSFDFMDSQNTPLWNLRIEGRLVDDVSYSTHAREVRHDMIFTVSSLSFFYLGF; encoded by the coding sequence ATGTCTTATCGGGGTAAACAGCAACCTGGAAGAGGAGgtcctccacctcctggAATGGGTATTCCTCCTCAACAAGTAGCAGTGCCACCACCAGGTGGATTTAATGCTGGTGTACCAGTTCCTCCTGGACCTGCTGTCGACCAACATTATCTTCGCAAACCAACAGACCTTAATTTGCCAGACAAGATTGAGAACGTGATTCCCGAGGCAAAATTGTATACTGATTTACAGGATGCCGAGCGTCGTTTGGATGCTACTATCAGTCGAAAAAAGATGGACCTGCAAGACACGATCGCAAGAAGCATCATGAAAACCAAGACGTTACGCGTATTTATTTCTAGCTCGGTCTCTGACCAGCCATGGCAAACTGTTCCTCAATTGAACGAAAACTCTTTTGATTTCATGGACTCTCAAAATACTCCTCTATGGAATTTACGTATTGAAGGACGGCTAGTAGACGATGTAAGTTACTCTACCCATGCTCGTGAGGTTAGGCATGATATGATATTCACAGTATCCTCACTGAGCTTTTTCTATCTTGgcttttga